The Oscillospiraceae bacterium genome has a segment encoding these proteins:
- a CDS encoding helix-turn-helix domain-containing protein translates to MKTRIKDLRTDHDLTQEQVAAALDITQRKYSYLEREVQPLTDELICRLAAFYQVSADYILYLTDKK, encoded by the coding sequence GTGAAAACACGCATAAAAGACCTGCGCACCGACCACGATCTGACGCAGGAGCAGGTGGCTGCAGCCTTGGACATTACGCAGCGCAAATACAGTTATTTGGAACGAGAAGTACAGCCCCTAACCGACGAGCTGATCTGTCGGCTGGCCGCCTTTTATCAGGTAAGCGCCGACTACATTCTCTACCTCACGGACAAAAAATAA
- a CDS encoding L-lactate dehydrogenase: protein MDKRKVVIIGAGHVGSHCAMALAFGGVCEEIVLLDTDLEKARANAMDVADACLFTPGSCTVHVGNYDDCKTADIIVISVGQPRKPGQTRLDMLDDSVRMLRDVCSHLKPLDYQGIVITITNPADIIADFTRKSLGLPRERCFSTGTLLDTARLKRTISELAGVDRRSLTTCSLGEHGNSSLIPFSSTTIGGRDYTALRRQDPVRYGKLDEDLILERTRQIGNEIIEGKGSTEFGIGAALADMVKCILRDEHRVLPASVLLQGEYGQQDLHAGVPCVIGRDGIEDIIELPLNAAEQQAFEETCTVIRTHIARAAKVAAEA, encoded by the coding sequence ATGGATAAGCGAAAAGTTGTGATCATCGGCGCCGGGCATGTAGGCTCCCACTGCGCCATGGCTTTGGCCTTTGGCGGCGTGTGCGAGGAGATCGTGCTGCTGGATACGGATTTGGAGAAAGCCCGCGCCAACGCCATGGATGTGGCAGACGCCTGCTTGTTCACGCCCGGCAGTTGCACCGTGCATGTGGGGAATTATGATGACTGCAAAACGGCGGATATTATTGTTATTTCCGTGGGTCAGCCCCGCAAGCCCGGGCAAACGCGGCTGGACATGCTGGACGACTCGGTGCGTATGCTCCGGGATGTGTGCAGCCACTTAAAGCCGCTGGATTATCAGGGCATTGTGATTACCATTACGAACCCGGCGGATATCATTGCGGATTTTACCCGCAAATCCCTGGGGCTGCCCCGGGAACGGTGCTTCTCTACCGGCACACTTTTGGATACCGCCCGGCTGAAGCGCACCATCAGCGAGCTGGCCGGTGTGGATCGCCGCAGCCTGACTACCTGCTCCTTGGGCGAGCACGGCAATTCCTCGCTGATTCCCTTCTCCTCCACCACCATCGGCGGTCGGGATTATACCGCCCTGCGCCGGCAGGATCCGGTGCGCTACGGCAAGCTGGATGAGGATCTGATTTTGGAGCGCACCCGCCAGATCGGCAACGAGATCATTGAAGGCAAAGGCTCCACGGAATTCGGCATCGGCGCAGCGCTGGCGGATATGGTCAAGTGTATTCTCCGGGACGAGCACCGGGTGCTGCCTGCTTCCGTGCTGTTGCAAGGGGAGTACGGTCAGCAAGATCTGCACGCCGGTGTGCCCTGTGTCATCGGCAGGGACGGCATTGAGGATATTATCGAGCTTCCCTTGAACGCTGCGGAACAGCAGGCGTTTGAGGAGACCTGCACCGTAATTCGCACCCACATTGCCCGCGCCGCCAAGGTGGCTGCCGAGGCGTGA